In Idiomarina sp. PL1-037, a single genomic region encodes these proteins:
- the yjgA gene encoding ribosome biogenesis factor YjgA produces the protein MPKRPAENPEQSDDFVSKSQKKRDMAERQELGTQLVNLTDSQLAKMPLDDELRDAVLLARKIRNKHEGYRRQLQFIGKLMRLRDIAPIEQALNNLKNAHQQQTSIFHEIETTRDKLLHEGDDALQEFIEEHPDADRQKLRQLIRLAEKQRAEQKPPVAARQLFVYLRELLG, from the coding sequence ATGCCGAAACGCCCAGCCGAAAACCCTGAACAATCTGACGACTTCGTCAGCAAGTCCCAAAAAAAACGCGACATGGCAGAACGCCAGGAGCTAGGGACTCAACTTGTCAATTTGACCGACAGCCAGTTAGCAAAAATGCCACTGGACGATGAGCTGCGCGATGCCGTTTTACTTGCCCGTAAAATTCGTAACAAGCACGAAGGCTACCGACGCCAGCTTCAATTTATTGGCAAGCTCATGCGCTTACGTGATATAGCGCCTATTGAGCAAGCCTTAAATAATTTAAAAAATGCGCATCAGCAGCAAACATCCATTTTTCACGAGATTGAAACAACTCGCGATAAACTGCTGCATGAAGGCGACGATGCTCTACAAGAATTCATTGAAGAGCACCCAGATGCTGACCGCCAAAAATTGCGTCAGCTTATTCGTCTTGCCGAAAAACAGCGGGCCGAACAAAAACCACCGGTTGCTGCCCGCCAGCTGTTTGTTTATTTACGTGAACTGCTCGGTTAA